From the Nissabacter sp. SGAir0207 genome, the window CAACGCGTGCCCAGCCGCGCGATTTGTCTGGCGTGGCAGGAAATTATCGCCGGGAGCGTCCCTGATGGCGATGACCGCTGCACAGGAAGCTGCCTTTAAAGCGGGTTCCGGAAACGTGGAACCCAATCTGCTGCACCTGCTCTGTCTCGGGCTGCTGATCGGCTTCCTCTTCTTCTGGGCAGCATGGGCAATCGTGGATGTCTACTCAGGCTGGACAAATCAGCGTCTGAAGGAGGGCGCGATGGGCAGAGCCGTAGTTCGCTCAGTTTTATTGTTAGTCATAAGTATCTGGATGTTTTGTAGTTAACCCTAAACCAACTCTTTTTACAGGTGAAATCATGTCTAAATTCGTATCTGCAGTAACCCGCGTGGCCGCTAAAGCTCAGACTAAAGCTAAATCAGCCTGGGCCCGTATCCTGACGGCTGGCCTGCTGAGTACTCTGGCTGCTAAGCCAGCACTTGCCGATTTGCCGACGGTTGAAGGCCCGTCGTCCAGCGGCACCGGAACTGGCCTGATGGGAACACTAAGCGGACATTTACAGGATGGTCTGGTTCTCGGTGGTCTGGTCGTGTGTGGGTTCGCATTTTTCAAAGTCGCAGAAGCCAGCCTGGTGACATTTGGCGAAGTCCGCAACGATCGCGCCACCTGGACAAAGTTCGGTTCCATCGTTGTTGTTGGTGTTG encodes:
- a CDS encoding TIGR03758 family integrating conjugative element protein encodes the protein MAMTAAQEAAFKAGSGNVEPNLLHLLCLGLLIGFLFFWAAWAIVDVYSGWTNQRLKEGAMGRAVVRSVLLLVISIWMFCS
- a CDS encoding TIGR03745 family integrating conjugative element membrane protein, whose translation is MSKFVSAVTRVAAKAQTKAKSAWARILTAGLLSTLAAKPALADLPTVEGPSSSGTGTGLMGTLSGHLQDGLVLGGLVVCGFAFFKVAEASLVTFGEVRNDRATWTKFGSIVVVGVVMLVAVIWLLGKSAEIIA